AATTTATAGAAATAATGCTCAAATTCTCCAAAATAATCAATCCTATTCTACCATTGCCGTCTCGATTCCCATTGGCACTTCAGTGAATACCGCCCAAGAAATTTTAAGAGGCGTTGCTCAAGCTCAAACAGAAGTCAATCAAGCAGGAGGGTTAGGTGGAAAATTATTAAATGTGATTATTGTTAATGATGATAATAGTCCTGAACTCGCTCAAGAAATTGCTAAAAAATTAGTTAATAATTCTGAAGTTTTAGGGGTAATTGGTCATTTTGGCAGTAATACAACTTTAGCAGCAGCACCCATTTATGAAGCGGGAAAATTAGTTTTGATTTCTCCTACCAGTACCTCCACAGCCATTTCTAATGCAGGAGACTTTATTTTTAGAACTGTTCCCAGCGATCGCTTTGCAGGAAGTACCTTAGCCCGATATCTGTTAAATACATTAAACTTAAAAAAAGCAGTTCTCTTTTTTAATAGTGCCAATGATTATAGTAGTTCTTTACAAACAGAATTTACAACCGCATTCAGTGGAGATGGGGGAGAAGTTGTCACGGTTTTTGATATTGCTCAACCCAACTTTAATCCAACTCAAGCCTTAGAACAAGCTCGTCAACAAGGAGCAGAAGCTATTGTTTTAACCCCTGACTCTTCAACCATTGAACAAGCGTTACAAGTGGTACGAACTAATCGCAAACAGTTACCTTTATTAGGGGGAGATAGTTTATATCGACCGGAAACTTTGAAGGTAGGAAGTGATACAATGGGGATGGTGATTGCTATTCCTTGGCATATTTTAGCTAACCCTAATTCTGAGTTTGCTCAAGCCGCAAATCAACTCTGGGGAGGAGATGTTAACTGGCGCACTGCAACAGCTTATGATGCGACAAAAGCTTTAATCACTGCGATTAGTAAAAATCCGACTAGAACCGGGGTTCAAGAAGCCCTTTCTGCCTCAGATTTTACACCAGAAGGAGCAACGGGAGTGATTCGTTTTTTACCATCTGGCGATCGCAATCAACCCTTACAATTAGTCAAGGTTGAACCCGGAAATCGTTCAGGATTTGGTTATGATTTTATTCCCGTTCGTTAATATGATCCCGAAGCAATGGATAATAGGCAATAGGTAAAGATGAGTAGGATTAGGCTTATGATGATTGCAGACGAAAACCGTCTAGGTTAGCAGTAATTGAGTCGTGCGGGAAGTGAGTTAACCTTCAAGAAAAAGGATCAGCCAAGAAAAATGACAGCTTCCCACAATGATGTATTAGAAGCCGGACGCATCTACAAATCCACTGGAGCCATTCCGTCTCGGATGTTGCGCTCAAAAATTTATCGAGCTTGGGAGCGCTCACATTTGCAAGGAGCTAACCCCTATGCGCTCCAAGCGGAAAAACTATCCCGTTCAGATACCGAACATCTAATCACAAAAAATAGTGATTTGATGCAATTGGCTAAACCTTACATCCGTATGCTCTCACAGGCGGCGGGTACAGAACGTCATGCTGTTATGTTGAGTGATAACCAAGCACTCTTACTGGATGTCGTCGGTGACCAGCAGACTGTACACGGGACAGAAGCTTTTCCAGAACCGGGTTCTTGGTTATCAGAATCTGTCGCAGGTGCGAATGGAATTGGTACACCCCTAGCAGAAGCAGATTATGTAGAAATTATTAGCGCCGAGCATTTTATTGAGGGGTTTCATCCATTCACCTGTCAAGGAATTCCTTTGCGGAATGACAAACAGGAAATTATTGGTGTGCTCAGTATCTCTATGCGTTGTGCAGATGCTGGACAAAGGCTCAAAGAGATATTGCTCTGTGCCTCTCACGGCGTTGAAGCGGACTTATTGAGCGCCAACTTAGAAAAAGATGTTCGTCGTGTATTAAAGTCTAATCCTGATGAATATCAGCCATTGGAAGATTTACGTCAGGATATCATTCAAGCCCATCATGCAGCCCGGTTAAAACTTGAAGTGGTATCACGGATGGTAGCGGTTAACCGTTTAGACTATGCGATGCAATTGGTAAGACAGGCTGAAGACTCAATTGAACTGTTTCGTCGTCGGGCCGAAATTTGGCGAAATCTCGCATCTTTTGAGATGGGCAGAGTTCAGCCGGTGTCACTCACAGATCAGATCTCCAATTTAATTGATCTTCTCTCCACGGAAGTGGCTATCCGTCAGGTAGAAATTGTTACCCAATGGGACGAGCCTATCATAGTTATGGGTGATCCTAGAAGCCTTTTACGTTATCTCCTGCGTTATTTTCTCCAAGCCTTTGAACAGGCAGGGAAGGGTGGAAAAGTAGAATTGGTGGTTAATAAAACCTCGGATTTGGAGTTAGTTAAAGTCAGTTTTATGGCGATTTCAGCCCTTCAACTTGCTGCATCAGCACCCCAGTTACAGTTTTTTTATCTACCTATTAACAGGACTTAGAAATGAATAATCAGAATATCAGAACGCGGAAAGTCGTGATTGCTGATGATGATATTGATAGTAGAACAATGTTGGCATTGATTCTGGCAGATGAAGGATGGGAGGTTAAGGAAGCTCAGGATGGGAAGGAAGCAATAGAAATAACGCTTAAGGAAAAACCTGATTTATTGATTTTAGATAATAGAATGCCCGAATTAACGGGGGTAGAAGTGTATCAACAACTTCAATTAAAAGGGATTAAACAAACAGTAGTATTAGCCACAGGTTACGGTGATCTAAAAGATCTGGCTTTATCTATGGGAATTACCCATTTTATTTCTAAACCCTTT
Above is a window of Planktothrix sp. FACHB-1365 DNA encoding:
- a CDS encoding ABC transporter substrate-binding protein — protein: MSQKNESLIFILALIITGALLGGGYFLFFKPSSSSLFNQNSLPSPSGNSASTSSSNQTIETRISQGEKVLIPSGDLALKQGGTTALAAGQYQNAVQQFNAALQQNKNDPEALIYRNNAQILQNNQSYSTIAVSIPIGTSVNTAQEILRGVAQAQTEVNQAGGLGGKLLNVIIVNDDNSPELAQEIAKKLVNNSEVLGVIGHFGSNTTLAAAPIYEAGKLVLISPTSTSTAISNAGDFIFRTVPSDRFAGSTLARYLLNTLNLKKAVLFFNSANDYSSSLQTEFTTAFSGDGGEVVTVFDIAQPNFNPTQALEQARQQGAEAIVLTPDSSTIEQALQVVRTNRKQLPLLGGDSLYRPETLKVGSDTMGMVIAIPWHILANPNSEFAQAANQLWGGDVNWRTATAYDATKALITAISKNPTRTGVQEALSASDFTPEGATGVIRFLPSGDRNQPLQLVKVEPGNRSGFGYDFIPVR
- a CDS encoding sigma-54-dependent Fis family transcriptional regulator, which encodes MTASHNDVLEAGRIYKSTGAIPSRMLRSKIYRAWERSHLQGANPYALQAEKLSRSDTEHLITKNSDLMQLAKPYIRMLSQAAGTERHAVMLSDNQALLLDVVGDQQTVHGTEAFPEPGSWLSESVAGANGIGTPLAEADYVEIISAEHFIEGFHPFTCQGIPLRNDKQEIIGVLSISMRCADAGQRLKEILLCASHGVEADLLSANLEKDVRRVLKSNPDEYQPLEDLRQDIIQAHHAARLKLEVVSRMVAVNRLDYAMQLVRQAEDSIELFRRRAEIWRNLASFEMGRVQPVSLTDQISNLIDLLSTEVAIRQVEIVTQWDEPIIVMGDPRSLLRYLLRYFLQAFEQAGKGGKVELVVNKTSDLELVKVSFMAISALQLAASAPQLQFFYLPINRT
- a CDS encoding response regulator; its protein translation is MNNQNIRTRKVVIADDDIDSRTMLALILADEGWEVKEAQDGKEAIEITLKEKPDLLILDNRMPELTGVEVYQQLQLKGIKQTVVLATGYGDLKDLALSMGITHFISKPFDILELLTIIESAYESSLK